Sequence from the Pseudomonas frederiksbergensis genome:
CAGCGGTGCTGATTTGCGTCAGGTACGTGGCGCCTACGGCGAGGCCGCCCAGCAACACCAGGATCACAACGCCTGCGGTATTCTTCATGTCAGCGGGCGCCTTTGTCGTGCGTCGACGAAGCGCTCCAGGGCCGGCACGGCGAGGTTCATCAGCAGCACCGCAAACGCCACTCCATCCGGAAAGCCACCCCAGGTGCGAATCAGGTAGACCAGCAATCCCACGCCTGCGCCAAACAACAAACGCGCCAGCGGAGCCCTGGCACCCGACACGGGTTCGGTCACGATAAAAAACGCGCCGAGCATGGTTGCGCCGGTCAGCAGATGAAACAGTGGCGAACCGTGGGAGTCCGAGCCCGAACCGTTCCAGAACAACAGGCTGATCGTGAACAGGCTGGCTAGCATGCCCACCGGGGCGTGCCACGTAAATACCCGTTGTTGCAGCAGGAACAGGCCGCCCAAAAGGAACGCCAGGCTGACCCACTCGACACCGTGCCCACCCCAGCGGCCGAACGCCGGGTCGCTGGCAAACAGCTCGTCGATCGTCAGGCTCGTGTTGATCCGCAGGCTATCCAGCGCGGTGGCGCCGGCCCATCCATCGGGGGGCTGGCCAATGTCGGCGACCAGACGCAGACCGTCGGCCAGGCCCAGGCCATGGGCCGCTGGCCATTGGCTCATGTGCTGCGGGAATGCCACCAGCACCAAGGCATACCCGAGCATTGCCGGGTTGAACGGATTGCTGCCGACCCCACCCCAAACGTGCTTGCCCAACAACAAGGCGCAGGCGACCGCCGTGACGGTCAGCCACCAAGGGCAGTACGCCGGCAAGGCCAGGGCGAGCAACGTGGCGCTGACCAATGCGCTGCCGTCGCGCAGGTCAGGTTCGAGAGACCTTCGCCGCAAACGCAATACCAGCGCCTCGATCGCCAGCGCTGTGAGACCGGACAACATCAGGTTCAGCAACACACCCCAACCAAAGACCCACATCGAGGCCAGCGCGCCGGGCAGCGTGGCGAGAAGGACTCGACGCATTGCATGGCGTAGACGCTCGTCCAGCGGATCAGCGAGTGGCATGGGCATCCACCTGCTGTTCGGCGTCTCTGACGGCTTGCTCCAAGGCTTGCAGTTGGTCTTGGGAGGCCGCGGCAGCCCGGGCTTTGCTGAGTTCGGCGCGCCGCATCGCCAATTGGATCTTGGCCCGCTTCAGTTCGACGTCATTTGCCGGTGGCGGGGGCGGTGCCGGTGCGGGCGTGGCAGGCGACGCAGTGCTAACCAGTCGGGCCAACGCCTGTTCGGCCGCTTCGAACTGGCGTTGCAGCATGATCAACTGTGACTGTTGCTCGAAGGTTGGCGGGTGGCCGAACGCCCTCAAGGATTTATGCAACTGCGCCCGGCTCATGGCGAGATCGACCTTGGCTTTCTTCAGTGCGGCATCCGCAGTGGCGGCTTTTTGCGCGCGTACTCGCTCCAATGCGGCCTGGACCGGATCGAGTGGCTGTACCTGGGCTTGTTGGGCGTTTCGCTGGATTCTGGCCAGGCGCTCGGCTTGACGCTGCTCTTCCTCACGACGCAGACGGGCGGTGCGTTGTTCGAAACGTCGGCGAGCATGGTTGCGCTTGATGGTTCGTGCTTGCCGTTCTTCGTCGCTGGCGGCCAACCCGCCAACGACCGGCGTTACGGTTGTCATCGGCAGTGGCCGCATCTCGATGCAATCCACCGGGCAAGGCGCCACGCACAAGTCACAGCCGGTGCATTCGTCGATGAGAACCGTGTGCATCAGTTTCGCCGCGCCGACGATCGCGTCCACCGGGCAGGCCTGGATGCACTTGGTGCAGCCGATGCATTCGGCTTCGCGGATAAACGCGATCTGTGCCGGCGCCGAGCCGCGACTGGTGTCCAGCTCCAGCACCGGTACCTGCATCAGCTCGGCCAGGGCTGCGATGGTTTCCCGTCCGCCGGGTGGACATTTGTTGATCGGTTCGCCTTGGGCGATGCCTTCGGCGTATGGCTTGCAGCCGGGGTGGCCGCATTTGCCGCATTGAGTCTGCGGAAGCAAGGCGTCGATGTGTTGGATCAGGTTCATGTCTTGACCAGCCCGTGCAATCCGAGAAAAGCCACTGCCATCAGGCCGGCACAGATCAGCTGGATCGGCAGCCCCCGGAAAGGCAACGGAATATCGTTGTCGAGGATGCGCTGTTGCAAGTCGTCAAACAGACTCAGCACCAGCCAGAAACCCAGGCCGGCACCCAGGCTGGTCGCCATGGCCTGGCCAAGGCTCGTGGCCTCCCGGCTGACGAGTAGCGTGACGCCCAGTATGGCGGCATTGCCGAGGAGCAACGGCCACAAGCCGGCGAACGGCAGCATGGGCAGCCAGCGCCCCAGCAGCCGTAGCACTGGCCCGATCAGCAAGACGCTCAGGGGCAGCCAAACCAATAATTGCAGTGATGCCAGGTCAGCCGGGACCAGCAACCATTGATCGACCAGATAGCCCAGGGTACCGACACAGAGCATCAGGCCTGCCGTCGCCAGGCCCAGGGCGTGTACCTGGCTTCTACCCTTGGCTGCCAGCAGCGGATCGACGCCCAGCGGCCAATGCAACATCAGATTGTTGATCAGGGCCGCGCTCAACAGGGATAAGAGGATTTCGGTCATGGGTATGGGGCGACAGGGCCTGTGACAAGATTAGGCATTATCCGGCACACCGTGAGGGTGGGCCAGATATGAAAAATCCCACAGTCGCTCGATAGCGACTGTGGGATCGGTGTCGCGTGCAGTCGCGTTACTTGATCCGCTGGCCCGGCTTGGCGCCGCTGTCAGGGCTCAACAGGTAGATTTCTTCACCACCAGGGCCTGCCGCCATCACCATGCCCTCGGAAATACCGAAACGCATTTTGCGTGGCTTGAGGTTGGCGATCATCATCGTCAGCCTGCCTTCAAGCTTGGCCGGGTCCGGATAGGCGCTCTTGATGCCGGAGAACACGTTGCGTTGTTCATCGCCGATGTCCAGGGTCAGGCGCAACAGCTTGTCGGCGCCTTCCACGGCCTCTGCCTTGACGATCAGCGCCACGCGCAGGTCAACGGCGGCGAAGGCATCGAAGTCGATTTCCGGCGACAGCGGGTCCTTGGCCAGTTCGCCGTTGCCGGCAGGGGCGCCGGTGTCGGTCTGGCTGGCGGCCAGGTCTTCCTTGGATGCGTCGATCATGGCTTGGACCTTTGCGGAATCGATGCGGGTCATCAGCGGCTTGAACTCGTTCAGCTGATGGTTGCTCAGCAGGGTCTGGTGGTCGTTCCAGGTCAGCGGTGCAACGTTCAGGAACGCTTCGGCATCGGCCGCCAGCAGCGGCAGCACCGGCTTGAGAAAGATCACCAGCTGGCGGAACAGGTTGATACCCAGGGCGCAGATGGCCTGGACTTCGTCCTGCTTGCCTTCCTGTTTGGCCAGCGACCACGGCGCCTTGTCGGCAATCCAGGCATTGGCGCGGTCGGCCAGGGCCATGATTTCGCGCATGGCACGGGCGAAGTCGCGGTTCTCGTAGGCATCGGCGATGCTTGGCGCGGCGGCGAGGAAGGCGTCGGTCAGTTCCGGCGCGGCGTTACCGGCCACCAGCACACCCGCGTTGCCCTTGTGGATGAACCCGGCGCAACGGCTGGCAATGTTGACGACCTTGCCCACCAGGTCGGAGTTGACCTTCTGCACGAAGTCTTCGAGGTTCAGGTCCAGGTCGTCGACGCCACGGCCGAGCTTGGCCGCGTAGTAGTAGCGCAGGTATTCCGGCGACAGGTGGTCCAG
This genomic interval carries:
- a CDS encoding RnfABCDGE type electron transport complex subunit D; its protein translation is MPLADPLDERLRHAMRRVLLATLPGALASMWVFGWGVLLNLMLSGLTALAIEALVLRLRRRSLEPDLRDGSALVSATLLALALPAYCPWWLTVTAVACALLLGKHVWGGVGSNPFNPAMLGYALVLVAFPQHMSQWPAAHGLGLADGLRLVADIGQPPDGWAGATALDSLRINTSLTIDELFASDPAFGRWGGHGVEWVSLAFLLGGLFLLQQRVFTWHAPVGMLASLFTISLLFWNGSGSDSHGSPLFHLLTGATMLGAFFIVTEPVSGARAPLARLLFGAGVGLLVYLIRTWGGFPDGVAFAVLLMNLAVPALERFVDARQRRPLT
- the rsxB gene encoding electron transport complex subunit RsxB yields the protein MNLIQHIDALLPQTQCGKCGHPGCKPYAEGIAQGEPINKCPPGGRETIAALAELMQVPVLELDTSRGSAPAQIAFIREAECIGCTKCIQACPVDAIVGAAKLMHTVLIDECTGCDLCVAPCPVDCIEMRPLPMTTVTPVVGGLAASDEERQARTIKRNHARRRFEQRTARLRREEEQRQAERLARIQRNAQQAQVQPLDPVQAALERVRAQKAATADAALKKAKVDLAMSRAQLHKSLRAFGHPPTFEQQSQLIMLQRQFEAAEQALARLVSTASPATPAPAPPPPPANDVELKRAKIQLAMRRAELSKARAAAASQDQLQALEQAVRDAEQQVDAHATR
- a CDS encoding Rnf-Nqr domain containing protein, which codes for MTEILLSLLSAALINNLMLHWPLGVDPLLAAKGRSQVHALGLATAGLMLCVGTLGYLVDQWLLVPADLASLQLLVWLPLSVLLIGPVLRLLGRWLPMLPFAGLWPLLLGNAAILGVTLLVSREATSLGQAMATSLGAGLGFWLVLSLFDDLQQRILDNDIPLPFRGLPIQLICAGLMAVAFLGLHGLVKT